The following coding sequences are from one Bradyrhizobium sp. 200 window:
- a CDS encoding arylsulfatase has translation MAKRPNILFFHVDNLGMGELGCYGGGILRGADTKRMDNFAKQGVKLTHYVVEPQCTPTRSALMTGRFPIRSGNHTIALGGNGGGIVKWERTIGSILSEAGYATSIYGKWHIGAEDGRFPTDHGFDEWYGPLRTYDECMWLTDPHYVAERDGFSHMHEGVKGKGAWPLLDEQLTMETKKTCDLEYQKRAIKFMEKSVKADKPFYCYFNHSLMHFPMSPRDEFVGKSTNGDWGDCLLMLDHDFGVLLDKLDELGVADNTIVVMCGDNGAEDHLAGRGTGGFFDGSYFSSAEGGIRTPLLIRWPNRIPAGVESNEMVHVTDMFTTLLSMTGCEMPRDRLIDGVDQSPFFLGKQETSNRESCIVWLKDELHAVKWKDFKINFKRQQHFHDPELALGFARITHLKEDPKERDAVNQRYVRWWVMQHAQRIIRDFDESAKKEELIPPGAALDFVPKQHAKA, from the coding sequence ATGGCAAAGAGACCCAACATACTGTTTTTTCACGTCGACAACCTCGGCATGGGCGAGCTCGGCTGTTACGGCGGCGGCATCCTGCGCGGCGCCGACACCAAGCGCATGGACAATTTCGCCAAGCAAGGCGTCAAGCTGACGCATTATGTCGTCGAGCCGCAGTGCACGCCGACCCGCTCGGCGCTGATGACCGGCCGCTTCCCGATCCGTTCGGGCAACCACACCATCGCGCTCGGCGGAAATGGCGGCGGCATCGTCAAGTGGGAGCGCACCATCGGCTCGATCCTGTCGGAGGCCGGCTACGCGACCTCGATCTACGGCAAGTGGCACATCGGCGCCGAGGATGGGCGCTTTCCGACCGATCACGGTTTCGACGAATGGTACGGGCCGCTTCGTACCTACGACGAATGCATGTGGCTGACCGACCCGCACTACGTGGCGGAGCGCGACGGCTTCTCGCACATGCATGAAGGCGTCAAGGGCAAGGGTGCATGGCCGCTTCTGGACGAGCAGCTCACCATGGAGACCAAGAAGACCTGCGACCTCGAGTACCAGAAGCGCGCCATCAAGTTCATGGAAAAGTCCGTCAAGGCGGACAAGCCGTTCTACTGCTACTTCAACCACTCGCTAATGCACTTCCCGATGAGCCCGCGCGACGAATTCGTCGGCAAGAGCACCAACGGCGATTGGGGCGACTGCCTGTTGATGCTCGACCACGATTTCGGCGTTCTGCTCGACAAGCTGGATGAGCTCGGCGTTGCCGACAACACCATCGTCGTGATGTGCGGCGACAATGGCGCTGAGGATCATCTGGCCGGCCGCGGCACCGGCGGCTTCTTCGACGGTTCCTATTTCAGCTCGGCGGAGGGCGGCATTCGTACCCCGCTGCTGATCCGCTGGCCGAACCGGATTCCGGCAGGTGTCGAAAGCAACGAGATGGTGCATGTCACCGACATGTTCACCACGCTGCTGTCGATGACCGGCTGCGAGATGCCTCGCGACCGGTTGATCGACGGCGTCGACCAGAGCCCGTTCTTCCTCGGCAAGCAGGAAACCTCCAACCGCGAGTCCTGCATCGTCTGGCTGAAGGACGAACTGCACGCCGTGAAGTGGAAGGACTTCAAGATCAACTTCAAGCGGCAGCAGCACTTCCACGATCCGGAGCTGGCGCTCGGCTTTGCCCGCATCACGCACCTGAAGGAAGACCCGAAGGAGCGCGATGCCGTCAACCAGCGCTACGTGCGCTGGTGGGTGATGCAGCATGCCCAGCGCATCATCAGGGACTTCGATGAGAGCGCCAAGAAGGAGGAGTTGATTCCGCCCGGCGCCGCGCTCGATTTCGTGCCCAAGCAACACGCCAAGGCCTGA
- a CDS encoding formylglycine-generating enzyme family protein: MTAPTRAETIAHGAAGNRRGEGCCILSGKATAGNVPGAVKPESMTWIPGGGFLMGSNSFYREERPVRPAFVEGFWMDIHPVTNAEFRKFVEATGYVTYSERPPNPAMYPDADPALLVPGSLVFVKPDRPVSLRNNLAWWEYRPGADWRHPEGPESSILGRDDHPVVHVAYEDAIGYAAWCGKELPTEAEWEFAARGGLEGKAYPWGDAANPEGRFLANTWQGHFPHENLAEDGYEGTSPVDAFPANGYGLFDMVGNVWEWTSSPYDAAPDQTPQSCCHPNAGDDRSTHRVVKGGSHLCAPNYCLRYRPSARQGETVDSSTCHIGFRCIVRKPPGG; encoded by the coding sequence ATGACTGCACCGACGAGAGCGGAAACGATCGCGCATGGTGCAGCCGGCAATCGCCGGGGAGAGGGCTGCTGTATTCTCTCCGGCAAGGCCACGGCGGGCAATGTGCCTGGCGCGGTCAAGCCGGAATCCATGACCTGGATTCCGGGCGGCGGCTTCCTGATGGGCTCCAACAGCTTCTATCGGGAAGAACGCCCGGTTCGTCCGGCCTTCGTCGAGGGTTTCTGGATGGACATCCATCCCGTCACCAATGCCGAGTTTCGGAAGTTCGTCGAGGCGACCGGATACGTCACCTATTCCGAGCGCCCGCCGAATCCGGCGATGTATCCGGACGCGGATCCCGCGCTGCTGGTGCCGGGCTCGCTGGTGTTCGTCAAACCGGATCGCCCGGTCAGCCTGCGCAACAACCTTGCCTGGTGGGAATACCGTCCCGGCGCGGACTGGCGGCACCCGGAAGGGCCGGAGAGTTCGATTCTCGGCCGTGACGATCATCCCGTCGTGCATGTCGCCTATGAGGATGCGATTGGCTATGCGGCGTGGTGCGGCAAGGAATTGCCGACCGAAGCGGAGTGGGAGTTCGCCGCCCGCGGGGGTCTCGAAGGCAAGGCCTATCCATGGGGCGATGCCGCAAATCCCGAAGGACGGTTTCTGGCCAACACCTGGCAAGGCCATTTCCCGCACGAGAATCTGGCCGAGGACGGCTACGAGGGGACCTCGCCGGTCGATGCGTTTCCGGCCAACGGCTACGGCCTGTTCGACATGGTCGGCAACGTCTGGGAATGGACGTCGAGCCCTTATGACGCGGCTCCCGATCAGACGCCGCAATCCTGCTGCCACCCGAACGCGGGCGATGATCGATCGACGCACCGCGTCGTGAAGGGCGGCTCGCACCTTTGCGCGCCCAACTACTGTCTTCGGTATCGGCCGTCGGCCCGTCAGGGCGAAACGGTCGATTCCTCCACCTGTCACATCGGCTTCCGCTGCATTGTGCGCAAGCCGCCGGGCGGCTAG
- a CDS encoding glycosyltransferase family 39 protein — protein MSPNETRVAVNTGLVILALVALRLVAAAFTPITFDEAYYWMWSKHLAGGYYDHPPMVAVVIRLGTLIADDTEFGVRLVSILLALPMSWAIYQAAAMLFGSRRVAASSAILLNITLMAAVGTMIVTPDAPLLVASSFLLFALAKVLQTGRGVWWLAVGAAAGCALLSKYTALFFGPAILIWLVAVPKLRHWLISLWLYLGGLVALLLFAPVILWNAEHHWVSFIKQMGRARIEDFRPVFIAELIPTQIAFATPLVWVLGAMGLYALFRRRAGALPARVLVNTMFWVIVAYFVWHSLHARVEANWFAPIYPAFVIAAAVAAHLVEWEPPWQRLVDFCRRWAVPAGVLMFVLLVVQADTGVLSGYRRDATVRSVGVGWRETASAIEAARARTGATCVLASDYGTTAWLAFHLPKGTCVAQHSQRFRWVNMGEPDAVQLAGPLLYVREIFRDDAPLKDRFASVEKVGEVERKRGLLVIETYALHLMQGPKGDVFDRTPPPELQ, from the coding sequence ATGAGTCCCAACGAGACGCGGGTTGCCGTCAACACGGGTCTTGTGATCCTGGCGTTGGTCGCGCTGCGTCTGGTAGCCGCGGCGTTCACGCCGATCACCTTCGACGAAGCCTATTACTGGATGTGGTCGAAGCATCTCGCCGGCGGCTATTACGATCATCCGCCGATGGTCGCAGTGGTGATCCGGCTCGGCACTTTGATCGCTGATGATACCGAGTTCGGCGTACGGCTGGTCTCGATCCTGCTGGCACTGCCGATGAGCTGGGCGATCTATCAGGCCGCCGCCATGCTGTTCGGCAGCCGGCGCGTGGCCGCGTCGTCGGCGATCCTTCTGAACATCACGCTGATGGCTGCGGTCGGCACCATGATCGTCACGCCGGACGCGCCGCTCCTGGTGGCTTCCAGTTTCCTGCTGTTTGCACTCGCCAAGGTGCTGCAAACCGGCCGCGGCGTGTGGTGGCTGGCGGTCGGCGCCGCGGCCGGTTGCGCGCTGCTGTCGAAATACACCGCGCTGTTCTTCGGACCGGCGATCCTGATCTGGCTGGTCGCCGTTCCCAAGCTGCGGCACTGGCTGATCTCGCTTTGGCTTTATCTCGGCGGGCTCGTCGCGCTGCTGCTGTTCGCGCCGGTCATTCTCTGGAACGCCGAGCACCACTGGGTTTCCTTCATCAAGCAGATGGGGCGGGCGCGGATCGAGGATTTCCGCCCGGTCTTCATCGCCGAGCTGATTCCGACGCAGATCGCCTTTGCGACGCCGCTGGTGTGGGTGCTCGGCGCGATGGGGCTCTACGCGCTGTTCCGCCGCCGTGCCGGCGCGCTGCCGGCGCGCGTGCTCGTCAATACGATGTTCTGGGTCATCGTCGCCTATTTCGTCTGGCATTCGCTGCATGCCCGCGTCGAGGCCAACTGGTTTGCGCCGATCTACCCGGCGTTTGTGATCGCCGCCGCCGTCGCCGCGCATCTGGTCGAATGGGAGCCGCCCTGGCAACGCCTGGTCGATTTCTGCCGGCGCTGGGCGGTGCCGGCTGGCGTCCTGATGTTCGTGCTGTTGGTCGTGCAGGCCGACACCGGCGTGCTGTCAGGCTATCGCCGCGATGCCACCGTGCGCAGCGTCGGCGTCGGCTGGCGCGAAACAGCCAGCGCGATCGAAGCGGCGAGGGCGCGAACGGGCGCCACATGCGTGCTGGCCTCGGACTACGGTACCACCGCCTGGCTCGCCTTCCATCTGCCGAAGGGCACTTGCGTGGCGCAGCACAGCCAGCGCTTCCGCTGGGTCAACATGGGCGAGCCCGACGCGGTGCAGCTCGCCGGTCCGTTGCTCTATGTCCGCGAGATCTTCCGAGACGATGCTCCGTTGAAGGACAGGTTCGCCAGCGTCGAGAAGGTCGGCGAGGTCGAACGCAAGCGCGGTCTGCTCGTGATCGAGACCTATGCGCTTCATCTCATGCAGGGCCCGAAGGGCGACGTGTTTGACCGCACGCCGCCACCGGAATTGCAGTAG
- a CDS encoding SulP family inorganic anion transporter — MQVASPAATQSEFEDSPSILAVLRAPNLFVRESLAGVITALALIPEVISFSFVSGVDPKVALVASIVLCLVMSVLGGRPAMVTAAAGSIALVIGPMVKVHGVGYILPTILLAGIIQIAFGLAGLARLTRFIPRSVMIGFVNALGILIFAAQVPHIFNVPWLVYPLFALTVAIVLVMPRITAAVPAPLVAIIVVTTIVIVGHLTVPNVGGEGTMAPGLPAITAFAVPLDLNTLRIIWPTAISVAFVGLLETLLTAKLVDDLTDTRSHKGKESWALGIANIAAGFYGGIGGCAMIAQTVVNVKIGQGRTRISTAVAAIVLLVLVTALSDLMAQIPMVALAAVMMIAALKTIDWHSVRLATFKRMPIPETLVMVTTVAVTVVTGNLAIGIAVGVVLAMILFARRVAHVIRAERTLSQDGQSVRYSVHGPLFFGSSNDLVERFSYGDDPKRVLIDLTHSQIWDASSVAALDSIETKYRDHGATVTFTGLDQRSTSFHQRLTGQLGA, encoded by the coding sequence ATGCAAGTCGCCAGCCCCGCCGCCACACAATCGGAATTCGAGGACTCGCCATCGATCCTGGCAGTGCTTCGTGCCCCGAACCTCTTCGTCCGGGAATCCCTGGCCGGTGTCATCACGGCGCTGGCGCTGATCCCGGAGGTGATCTCCTTCTCGTTCGTTTCAGGCGTCGATCCCAAGGTGGCGCTGGTCGCCTCGATCGTGCTGTGTCTCGTGATGTCCGTGCTTGGCGGCAGGCCAGCCATGGTCACGGCGGCCGCGGGCTCAATCGCGCTGGTGATCGGGCCGATGGTGAAGGTGCATGGCGTCGGCTACATCCTGCCGACCATCCTGCTGGCGGGTATCATCCAGATCGCCTTCGGCCTTGCCGGACTGGCGCGGCTGACGCGCTTCATTCCGCGATCGGTGATGATCGGTTTCGTCAATGCGCTCGGGATTCTGATCTTCGCCGCGCAGGTTCCTCACATCTTCAACGTTCCTTGGCTGGTCTATCCCTTGTTCGCACTGACGGTTGCCATCGTCCTCGTCATGCCGCGCATCACCGCCGCCGTGCCGGCGCCGCTGGTCGCCATCATCGTGGTGACGACGATCGTGATCGTGGGTCATCTGACGGTCCCCAATGTCGGCGGCGAGGGTACGATGGCGCCGGGGCTGCCTGCTATCACCGCGTTCGCGGTCCCGCTCGATCTCAACACGCTGCGCATCATCTGGCCGACCGCTATCAGCGTGGCGTTTGTCGGCCTGCTCGAGACGTTGCTGACGGCCAAGCTGGTCGACGACCTGACCGACACGCGGTCGCACAAGGGCAAGGAATCCTGGGCGCTCGGCATCGCCAACATCGCCGCCGGCTTCTACGGCGGCATCGGCGGCTGCGCGATGATCGCCCAGACCGTCGTCAACGTGAAGATCGGGCAGGGCCGCACCCGCATTTCGACGGCGGTGGCCGCGATCGTGCTGCTGGTGCTGGTGACCGCTCTCAGCGACCTGATGGCGCAGATACCGATGGTCGCGCTCGCGGCCGTCATGATGATCGCCGCACTCAAGACGATCGACTGGCACAGCGTCAGGCTGGCGACGTTCAAGCGCATGCCGATCCCGGAAACGCTAGTCATGGTGACGACCGTTGCGGTCACCGTCGTCACCGGCAATCTCGCGATCGGTATCGCCGTCGGCGTGGTGCTGGCGATGATCCTGTTCGCGCGGCGGGTCGCGCATGTCATTCGCGCTGAGCGCACACTGAGTCAGGACGGCCAGTCGGTCCGCTACAGCGTCCACGGGCCCCTGTTCTTCGGTTCCAGCAACGATCTTGTGGAACGTTTTTCCTACGGCGACGACCCCAAGCGCGTCCTGATCGATCTCACCCATTCCCAGATCTGGGATGCATCGAGCGTCGCGGCGCTCGACTCGATCGAGACGAAGTATCGCGACCATGGCGCGACCGTCACCTTCACCGGGCTCGACCAGCGCAGCACCTCGTTTCACCAGCGGCTGACCGGCCAGCTTGGCGCGTGA
- a CDS encoding glycosyltransferase family 2 protein → MNDAIKPGSETPSQAGLPELSVVVPTFNERDNVTVLYRRLEATLTGIAWEVVFVDDNSPDGTWEVVRGLARKDSRVRCIRRIGRRGLSGACIEGILASSGPYAAVIDADLQHDETQLPKMVALLRNGEAELVVGSRYIEGGSADSFNKQRAGASQLATEVARRALKVEVADPMSGFFMIRRDRFEQLAPQLSTQGFKILLDIIATAQGKLRTVEIPYTFGSRQHGESKLDSMVALDFLGLVLAKLTNDVVSLRFLLFAMVGGTGLVVHLTALFIAHEILNMPFAEAQAAGALVAMTSNFILNNFLTYRDQRLKGFAILRGLLLFYLVCGVGLLANVGVAFAVFDQEPIWWLAGAAGALMGVVWNYAMSGLFVWRKR, encoded by the coding sequence ATGAATGACGCCATCAAACCGGGCTCCGAAACCCCGTCGCAGGCCGGTTTGCCTGAGCTTTCGGTCGTTGTGCCGACCTTCAACGAGCGCGACAACGTCACCGTGCTGTACCGGCGGCTGGAAGCCACGCTGACCGGCATTGCCTGGGAAGTAGTCTTTGTCGATGACAATTCCCCTGACGGGACCTGGGAAGTGGTGCGGGGGCTGGCACGGAAGGATTCCCGCGTTCGCTGTATCCGCCGGATCGGGCGCCGCGGACTGTCGGGCGCATGCATCGAGGGCATTCTGGCCTCGAGCGGCCCTTATGCGGCTGTGATCGACGCCGATCTGCAGCACGACGAAACGCAACTGCCGAAGATGGTCGCGCTGCTGCGGAACGGCGAGGCGGAACTCGTGGTCGGCAGCCGCTATATCGAGGGCGGCAGCGCCGACAGTTTCAACAAGCAGCGGGCAGGGGCCAGCCAGCTTGCAACCGAAGTCGCCAGGCGCGCGCTGAAGGTCGAGGTCGCCGATCCCATGAGCGGCTTCTTCATGATTCGCCGCGATCGCTTCGAGCAACTGGCGCCGCAGCTTTCGACCCAGGGCTTCAAGATCCTGCTCGATATCATTGCGACCGCGCAGGGCAAGCTGCGCACAGTCGAAATTCCCTACACGTTCGGTTCGCGCCAGCATGGTGAGAGCAAGCTCGATTCCATGGTGGCGCTGGATTTCCTCGGCCTGGTGCTGGCCAAGCTGACCAACGACGTGGTCTCGCTGCGCTTCCTGCTGTTCGCGATGGTCGGCGGCACCGGCCTTGTCGTGCATCTCACGGCGCTGTTCATCGCACACGAAATTCTCAACATGCCGTTTGCGGAGGCGCAGGCCGCCGGTGCGCTGGTTGCGATGACCAGCAACTTCATCCTGAACAATTTTCTCACCTATCGCGACCAGCGGCTGAAGGGATTTGCGATCCTGCGCGGCCTGCTGCTGTTCTATCTCGTCTGCGGCGTCGGACTGCTCGCCAATGTCGGCGTCGCATTCGCGGTCTTCGACCAGGAACCGATCTGGTGGCTCGCGGGCGCAGCAGGCGCGCTGATGGGCGTGGTCTGGAACTACGCGATGTCCGGACTGTTCGTCTGGCGCAAGCGATGA
- a CDS encoding DUF899 family protein encodes MSGSALKPAAELARGNSVRFPNESAEYRRAREQLLAEEIELRRHIERVAELRRALPPGGVVTKNYAFEGEGGKASLPDLFGNKQTLVIYSYMFGPAREQPCPMCTSFMSTWEAKLPDVEQRIAFVFVARSPIARLIEAKKARGWTRHRIYSDASGDYTRDYVSAADADAPGYNVFTRRDGSIRHFWSGEMGPSTADPGQDPRGAPDLDPLWTILDTTPEGRGRDWYPRLSY; translated from the coding sequence ATGTCCGGTTCCGCCCTGAAACCCGCCGCTGAACTCGCACGCGGAAACAGCGTGCGCTTTCCCAACGAGAGCGCCGAATATCGCCGCGCCCGCGAGCAATTGCTGGCCGAGGAGATCGAATTGCGCCGCCACATCGAGCGCGTCGCCGAATTGCGCCGCGCGCTGCCGCCGGGAGGCGTGGTGACGAAGAACTATGCTTTCGAAGGCGAGGGCGGCAAGGCGAGCTTGCCGGACCTGTTCGGCAACAAGCAGACGCTCGTGATCTACAGCTACATGTTCGGCCCCGCACGCGAGCAGCCGTGCCCGATGTGCACATCCTTCATGAGCACATGGGAAGCAAAGCTGCCCGACGTCGAGCAGCGCATCGCGTTCGTATTCGTGGCGCGCTCGCCGATCGCGCGGCTGATCGAGGCAAAAAAGGCGCGCGGCTGGACGCGGCACCGGATCTATTCGGACGCGTCGGGCGATTACACGCGCGACTATGTCAGCGCCGCGGATGCGGATGCGCCCGGCTACAACGTGTTCACGCGCCGCGACGGCAGCATCCGCCATTTCTGGTCCGGCGAGATGGGACCATCGACCGCCGATCCCGGGCAGGACCCGCGCGGCGCACCTGACCTCGATCCGCTGTGGACCATCCTCGACACGACGCCCGAAGGGCGGGGCAGGGATTGGTATCCGCGCCTGAGTTATTAG
- a CDS encoding adenylate/guanylate cyclase domain-containing protein, whose amino-acid sequence MSHRRLHILVALLCTGLWAGAIWLGHTSGHLRFLDRLESALIDVRTLVRGVKAPPDLVTIVAIDDAIVKLGGTYPLPRAEIARIVDAIVRLEPKVIAIDLLLVDKGSADGDAALAKSLAARPTVLAAAAVFSNTLQPSAEDDGPLARLPKADRFLLPLPAFADRAEVGIANVATGQTGTPLSVPMLFRTRDRIELSFPLRVASIAIGQKLTIEPGRLLFGERPIPTASDYALPISYYGPRQTIRTVSAANLIDGQIDKEAIQGRIVVLGATATGAGDFFPTPFDSLMPGVEIISTAISHLVAADGLVRDRTVRIIDAIATILLPVLLVGLLAWRRNAVGLLTVSAVALAWAAANAIAFAHGIWLDAATTIAAAAPPVILFGTMQLWSGRSSAQRFAAQNRLLEQFQTPGLQQWLTRDPDFLLAPVRQNAAVVFVDLSGFTSLSETLDPDATRGLLKEFHALVDKEVTRCGGMITSFLGDGAMILFGLPEAAPDDAARAGQCSIALCVKTERWIEALPPATAHRIGFKIGAHFGPIVASRLGGRNHQHITATGDTVNVASRLMEVAAHHDVRLALSDTLRIAAERTGARLKTGSLTGPVEAQIRGRSGSLAVWLWRGEHPTLDQRTHPDAAE is encoded by the coding sequence ATGAGCCATCGACGTCTACATATTCTGGTTGCGTTGCTCTGCACGGGATTGTGGGCAGGCGCGATATGGCTCGGCCATACCAGCGGCCATTTGCGGTTTCTCGACCGCCTCGAGTCGGCATTGATCGACGTGCGAACGCTTGTGCGCGGCGTAAAGGCGCCGCCGGACCTGGTTACGATCGTTGCGATCGACGACGCCATCGTCAAGCTCGGCGGCACCTACCCCCTGCCGCGCGCCGAGATCGCCAGGATCGTCGATGCAATCGTCCGGCTGGAACCGAAGGTCATCGCGATCGATCTCCTTTTGGTCGACAAGGGATCCGCCGATGGCGATGCGGCGCTCGCGAAATCGCTCGCGGCGCGTCCGACCGTGCTGGCGGCCGCTGCGGTGTTTTCCAACACCCTTCAGCCTTCCGCGGAGGACGACGGGCCGCTGGCCCGCCTGCCGAAGGCCGACCGCTTCCTGCTGCCGCTGCCGGCATTCGCCGACCGCGCGGAAGTGGGCATTGCCAATGTGGCGACGGGCCAGACCGGCACGCCGCTGTCGGTACCGATGCTGTTCCGGACGCGCGACAGAATCGAATTGTCGTTTCCGCTTCGTGTCGCGTCGATCGCGATCGGCCAGAAGCTGACGATCGAACCTGGCCGCCTGCTGTTCGGCGAGCGGCCGATTCCAACCGCCTCCGATTATGCGCTGCCGATTTCCTATTACGGCCCGCGCCAGACCATTCGCACCGTCAGCGCCGCAAATCTGATCGACGGCCAGATCGACAAGGAGGCCATTCAGGGCCGGATCGTCGTTCTCGGCGCGACCGCGACCGGCGCCGGCGACTTCTTTCCAACGCCGTTCGATTCACTGATGCCGGGGGTGGAAATCATTTCCACCGCGATTTCACATCTGGTGGCGGCGGACGGCCTAGTGCGCGACCGGACGGTTCGCATCATCGATGCCATCGCGACGATCTTGCTCCCGGTGCTGCTGGTCGGTTTGCTGGCCTGGCGGCGAAACGCCGTCGGTCTCTTGACGGTCAGCGCGGTGGCGCTGGCGTGGGCGGCGGCGAACGCGATTGCTTTCGCGCACGGCATATGGCTCGACGCCGCGACGACCATTGCTGCCGCCGCGCCGCCGGTCATCCTGTTCGGCACGATGCAATTGTGGTCGGGCCGCAGTAGCGCCCAGCGTTTCGCCGCGCAAAACAGACTGCTCGAACAATTCCAGACGCCGGGCCTGCAGCAATGGCTGACGCGCGATCCCGATTTCCTGCTGGCGCCGGTCAGGCAGAATGCCGCCGTCGTGTTCGTCGATCTCTCCGGATTTACCTCGCTCAGCGAGACGCTCGATCCGGATGCCACGCGCGGGCTCCTGAAGGAGTTTCACGCATTGGTCGACAAGGAAGTGACGCGGTGCGGCGGCATGATCACGAGCTTCCTCGGCGATGGCGCCATGATCCTGTTCGGCCTGCCGGAAGCGGCTCCGGATGACGCTGCGCGCGCGGGACAATGCTCGATCGCGCTCTGCGTCAAGACCGAACGCTGGATCGAGGCCTTGCCGCCGGCAACCGCTCACCGCATCGGCTTCAAGATCGGCGCACATTTCGGTCCGATCGTCGCCTCCCGGCTCGGCGGACGAAACCACCAGCACATCACCGCAACCGGCGACACCGTGAACGTGGCGAGCCGTCTGATGGAAGTGGCGGCCCACCACGATGTCAGGCTGGCGCTGAGCGATACGCTGCGCATCGCGGCGGAGCGCACCGGCGCGCGGCTGAAAACCGGAAGCCTTACCGGCCCCGTCGAGGCACAGATTCGCGGCCGGTCAGGCTCGCTCGCGGTCTGGCTGTGGCGGGGTGAACATCCCACGCTGGATCAACGCACGCATCCCGACGCGGCGGAGTGA
- a CDS encoding ABC transporter ATP-binding protein — translation MAMAEAETHKGFIDVRNMGVIFGANDNKVVAVESVSLNVQPGEFVSLIGPSGCGKSTLLSIVAGFVKPTSGEAKLDGKAITRPGSDRGVVFQQYSLFPWLSVRRNVEFGLKMAGVEQSKRNTTARALLDLAGLLSFENHYPDQLSGGMKQRIGIVRALATSPQVLLMDEPFGALDTQTRVVMQEILTNIWQQFKISVLFITHDIEESIFLSDRIYVMTARPGRIKAEIKVPLPRPRRAEMTDTPEFMNLVQELKGLIREESLAAMAPEIKDRGLSGFGMKVGPKGVGEIF, via the coding sequence GCTTCATCGACGTTCGCAACATGGGCGTGATCTTCGGCGCCAACGACAACAAGGTTGTCGCCGTCGAGAGCGTGTCGCTCAACGTGCAGCCGGGCGAATTCGTCTCGCTGATCGGGCCGTCAGGCTGCGGCAAGTCGACTTTGCTCAGCATCGTCGCCGGCTTCGTCAAGCCGACGAGCGGCGAGGCCAAGCTCGACGGCAAGGCGATCACCAGGCCCGGCTCGGATCGCGGCGTGGTGTTCCAGCAATATTCGCTGTTTCCGTGGCTGTCGGTTCGCAGGAACGTCGAGTTCGGCCTGAAGATGGCCGGCGTGGAGCAAAGCAAGCGCAACACCACGGCCCGCGCGCTGCTCGATCTCGCCGGACTGCTGTCGTTCGAGAATCATTATCCGGATCAGCTCTCCGGCGGCATGAAGCAGCGCATCGGCATCGTCCGCGCGCTGGCGACGAGTCCCCAGGTGCTGCTGATGGACGAGCCGTTCGGCGCGCTCGACACGCAAACCCGCGTCGTGATGCAGGAAATTCTCACCAACATCTGGCAGCAGTTCAAGATCTCGGTGCTGTTCATCACGCACGATATCGAGGAATCGATTTTCCTCTCCGACCGCATCTACGTCATGACCGCGCGGCCGGGTCGCATCAAGGCGGAAATCAAGGTGCCGCTGCCGCGTCCGCGCAGGGCCGAGATGACCGACACGCCGGAATTCATGAACCTGGTGCAGGAGCTCAAGGGGCTGATCCGCGAAGAGTCGCTGGCCGCCATGGCGCCTGAGATCAAGGATCGAGGCCTATCAGGCTTCGGAATGAAAGTGGGACCGAAAGGAGTAGGCGAAATCTTTTGA
- a CDS encoding FecR domain-containing protein — MIMLARAGWIAFSSLLLLTGDAAAQPAKLNCTSAPTAQGTQTLHCETAITIVAEGGAKFELRDRNRDGQVDSVELSNKALLLEVPKKPGRAKFDVVTPQAIAAVRGTKWAVDAEGGKTSVFVVDGRVRVARPRGRSSVVLGAGDGVDVETSGDLIVKRWPPPRVSALMARLGQ; from the coding sequence ATGATAATGCTGGCGCGCGCCGGATGGATCGCTTTTTCAAGCCTGCTGCTGCTGACCGGTGACGCGGCGGCCCAGCCGGCAAAGTTGAACTGCACGTCCGCACCGACGGCGCAAGGGACGCAGACCCTGCATTGCGAGACGGCGATCACGATCGTCGCCGAAGGCGGCGCGAAGTTCGAACTCAGGGATCGCAACCGCGACGGCCAGGTCGATTCCGTCGAACTCAGCAACAAGGCCCTGCTGCTCGAGGTGCCGAAGAAGCCGGGCCGCGCGAAGTTCGACGTGGTGACGCCGCAGGCGATTGCCGCGGTTCGCGGTACCAAATGGGCTGTTGACGCCGAGGGCGGAAAGACCTCCGTCTTCGTCGTCGATGGCCGCGTGCGCGTCGCACGCCCTCGTGGCCGCAGCAGCGTCGTGCTTGGCGCCGGCGACGGGGTCGACGTCGAGACATCGGGCGACCTGATCGTGAAACGCTGGCCGCCTCCGCGCGTTTCGGCCCTGATGGCAAGACTCGGACAATAA